A region of the Roseiflexus sp. RS-1 genome:
GGATCAACTTCGAACATAAGTTGATTACTGGTCTCCACAATACGCTGCAAACGTTCCATCTGCGCCAGGCAGTCGGTGAGAGCAACAGGGTTAGCCGGATCGGGGACGCTATCGGCGATGTTCATTCCTTAACCTCTCCTCTCAGACGTCACAGGGTCATACTTCGGCGCATACGCCAGAAAGAACATTCACGGCATTATTATAGAATCGATTTTAGAAAGTTTCGCAAGCATGCTGCCGCTGCACACGAGAGACTATCGTGATGTGTGTTCTCGCTTGTGAGAACCGCTATAAACGCTCAATCTTCATGAGCCCCACGGCACGCGGCGTATATCGGATGAAACGCTCAATCTTCATCAGCCCGCAGTCTCTGCATGCGGGCGGGGACGCCCGCGCACCCAGGATGCACGTGGTGCGATCATTCTGCAGATCGCTATAAGATATGGAAAGTCAGGCGACAAAGGTCACCTGATCGCGCGCAACCGCGCGGTCAGGTCTTTCTGCATCGCCACGGTCGTGCGCTGCATAGCGGGCAGGTCGCGTGTGAAGACCGGCGCCGGTTGCCCGACCGTGCGGTAGAATGCCGTCACCATCGGTTCGATCTGCGCGACGCTGGTTGTCCAGATTGCCTGGAACCGGCGTGAGACGCGATGCGGCGCACACTGTTCCTCATCGTATGCCACCAGCGCGGCGGCGCATGTCGGTCCCCAGGCGATCACGATCCACTCGTGCACCAGGGGCCACTCTGCTTCCAGCGCAACCGGGGTGACATTGGGCAATTCAGGAGGTGTTTCATCCGGGAAGCCCAGCACAAACGCCTGCGCCAGGCGCGGCGCTATGTTCCGGTAGCGTCGGATCTGGCGGCGATAGTTCGAGAAACGCTGGAATGCCGCGATCAGGTGCGTCCCTGGGGATTGAGCGGCGTAATCTTCGATCAGGAAACTCAACGCCAGCATCATGCTGCGGCTGTGGAGCGTCTTCCGCTGTTCCTCGACGAACGATGCGAAACTGAAGCGGTCAAGGGCGTCGGAGCGTGGCCGATCTGATAGAGCGAGAGGTTGCATTGAGGCGTCTCCTATCGGGTAGATGTCGGTCGTGGACGTGCAGATGTTCCGGGCAGCGTCAGGGCTTGCCGGGACGTCCATCGTTGTGCATTGACTTCGCTGGCTATTGATCTGCATATCTATTATACCCATGTGGGGCGCCGGAGCATTACCAAAAACATTATGCCTGGATGAGAAACGACCGCGTGTCGTGCAGCGCTGCGGTTCCCCTCTGGTATAATGCCCCATCCATCAGCAGAATATGGCTGTGGACTGCTGGACACGGGAGGTGTCTGTGACGATTAAATCCGACCGCTGGATACAGGCGATGGCGCGTGAGCGCGGCATGATCGAACCATTTGTTGCCGAACAGGTGCGCGGCGGCATCATTTCATATGGGCTGTCCTCCTATGGCTATGATATGCGCGTCGCCGATGAGTTCAAAGTGTTCACCAATGTCTTCAACACGCTGGTAGACCCGAAGCATTTCGATCCGCGTTCATTCGTCGATGTGCGCGGTGATTATTGCGATATTCCGCCCAATTCGTTCGCTCTGGCGCGTTCGGTCGAATATTTTCGCATTCCGCGCAATGTGCTCTGCATCGTGCTCGGAAAGAGCACCATCGCCCGCTGCGGCATTATTGTGAATGTGACGCCGCTGGAGCCGGAGTGGTGCGGGTATGTGACCATCGAGATCTCGAACACAACGCCGTTGCCGGCGCGGATCTACGCCAATGAGGGGATCGCTCAGGTGCTGTTTCTAGAGAGCGACGAGCCGCCGCTCGTGTCGTATGCCGACAAAGCGGGCAAATACCAGAACCAGACGGGGGTTGTGCCGCCGCGGTTGTAGCAACTTTCCTTATGAGCAGGATGATGACTGCGATGGGATCAATGCAACGGCGCGCGCGATGATGTGACGGATTTGCTCATAACCGACGCGCTCTTCCGCCTCGTGGGGCGGAAACCATCCCACGGCTGTGATCCCCTCGGCGGCTTCGGGGACGGCGTCGCTGCCATCGGCGTGCAGGAGAAAGAAATCGACGCGCTTCAGGTACGACGCCCCCTTCTTCTGCACCGGGTAGGTGATCGTACCGACAAATGCGCCTGACTTGCCACCCATTCCGGTCTCTTCGCGCACCTCGCGCACTGCCGCTGCTTCGGCGCTCTCGCCTGCTTCCAGGTGACCCTTGGGCAACGTCCATTTGCCATACTGGTCGTGGATCAGCAGAATGAGCAGTTGACCGTGCTCATCGTAGCGATAGACGACGCACCCTGCCGCGTCGGGATGATTGTTCATGCGTTGTTCCTTCTGCGAGATTGTCTACTGCCCAAAGAAGATGCGTTGCACCCACTGCTCCAGGCTGAGCGCCCACTGCGCCAGCGGGGTGCGCTGGGTCCATTCGCTCAGCGCCGTCAGTTGCCCGGTTGCCAGCAGTAACCCCATGAGAACGAGCAGCGCCCCGCTGATCAGGCTGGTGGTGTGCAGGTGGAGGGTGTACCCGCCGATGCTCAGGGTGAATCCGCGCCCGCGCAGCGCTTTCCAGACAGGCGAGCCAGTCCCCAGGCGACTGAAGAAGGTCGCTACGATGATCAATGGCGATCCCAGCCCCAGCGCATAGATGAACGACAGCACCGCACCCTGGAGGATGGCGATCCCCTGTGTTGCCAGCAGGGTGAGCAGCGCTCCCAGGATCGGACCGACGCACGCGGTCCATCCCAGTGCAAAGGTTGCGCCGTACAGATACGATCCGGCGATGCTCGCCGATGGACGCGACAGGATCTGAACGCCGCTGAACCCTTTGCCCAGCATGCTGAGGACTCCGAAGATGATGATGATCACCCCGCCGATGAAGGTCAATGTCTCCAGGTTGCGAAACAGCAACTGACTGAGCGCCGTCGCCGTCGCGCCCAGCAGCACCATTGTCGTCGCCAGCCCCAGAAAGAAGGCGACGGTCATCATCACAATGCGCTCGCGTTGCGCCTGAAACGTGAACGCGAAATAGGCGGGCAGTATCGGCAGCGTGCAGGGCGAAAGAAAACTGAACACGCCCGCCAGGAATGCAGCCGGCGCCAGAATGAGCATGCTGGCGCCACGCGGCGCAACCGGGTTGCTGCTCCCCTGGCTCAACAGCGCAATCGCTGCCAGCGCCAGCGCAATGCCGAGACCGATCAACAATGCGCGCCACGGGAAACGCGCTTCTGAAGATGTGGTTGCCGGGTTTGTGTTGTGAACAGACATCTCTCTACCTTTACATTATGTCATCGGAGCCAATTGGCAATTGTGTCGGCGACCTCCTGCCCACTCCTGATCGCCAGGTGAATGCGTCCAAGCCCAACAGTATAGTCGCCAGCAAAGAATAGCCCGGTTTGGGTCGTGTTCAACACCGCCGGGTTAGCCATTCCATCCGGCAGGGCGTAGCGCCATCCCTGACGATCATACCACAGCGGCTGGCGCAGATCCTCCCCAAGCGCCATACTGACGATCTCGATCACCGCCGACGCCAGTTCCTCAGCAGGCGCATCCCACTGCTGCATGCTGAAGGGTCCTGCCATTTGCGCGATCAGCAGACTGTGACCGGGTGGACAGCGCTCTGATCCTTTCGTGTGCTCAAGCGCCAGCCAGGCCATGGGATGCTGCCGATCAACATTGACCAGGGCGTAAAACGGCCGCTCGATCGGTCGATTGTACGCCAGGGTCATTGTCAGGCAGCGTCGATACGGCACGTGAATCAGTTCGCGCACCAGCATATCGCGCAGCGGCGGGTCAAAATCGCTCATCGCCAGGATTTCTGCGGTCTGCGGCGCCGGCGGTGTCAACAACACTGCATCAGCGGTTCCGACGTGCGCACCCTGCGCGTCGAACAGCATCCAACGCGCGCTTCCCGCTTCCCGACGCAGCGCAGTAACACGCGTGTCCAGGCGCACGTCGAGGTCGGCAGCGAGTAACTTTCCCAACCGGTTGAGACCACTGGCATAAAACCAGGATGGTTCGGCATTGAGTGTCAGGTCGCCCTCAGCGATTGTCCCATCGGTGTGGAAGACATAGACCGGGCGATCCATGCGTCGCAACTCTTCGATGGGAAGTTCGGCGGTCAACAGATGTTCCATACTGGCATCCGGTGCCTTGATGACCTGTGCACCGTGGTCAAAGACAAACCCATCGCGACGCCGTGTGGCAACGCGCCCGCCGAAGCCGCGGCTCTTCTCATAGATGGTGATCATCAGATCGGGTCGTCGCCGACGCATCTCACGCGCTGCGCTGAGACCGGCCATCCCGGCGCCAACGATTGCCAGGTGCATGATCTTCTCCTCTTATAACCGGATATCCGAGGGTTATCGATCTGGCGGGTGATGTCCGAAAAGCGTGATATGCTCTCTGAGAATCCTACCACAAGAATGTTTGCTGTGCAGACGTTGAACGTTGAAGGTTGAAGGTTGGAACGTTGAAGGTTGGAAGGTTGAACGTTGAAGGTTGGAAGGTTGAACGTTAAGGTGGTACTATACTGATGCAGGAATCCGGTCGGTATGTGAGGAAGGCGCATGACGGTCGAAGCGCACGCCAATTCATTGAAAATCACGCGCAGCGACGGGCTGGAAGTCGATCTGGTGCCGCTTCAGGGACTCTGGACCGAGCAGCAGTACCTGCGATTGACCGAACAGACCAACCATCTGATCGAGTTTACCGACGGCGCCATCGAGGTGCTGCCGATGCCGACCAGTCGCCATCAGACGATTCTGTTGCTGCTGTACGAACGTTTCAAGACGGCAGTGCAGCCGACAGGCGGGAAAGTGCTGGTGGCGCCGCTGCGTCTGCGGCTGCGTCCAGGCAAGTTCCGCGAACCCGACATTCTCTTGTTGCGCTCTGCCGGTGATCCCCGGTATCAGGACGCCTTCTGGCTCGGCGCCGATCTCGTCATTGAGGTTGTCAGCCCTGACCGACCGGAGCGCGATACTGAGGAAAAGGTGCGCGACTACGCCGAAGCAGGCATTCCCGAATACTGGATCGTCAATCCGCTCGATGAGACGGTAACGGTTCTTACGCTAGAAGACCAGGCGTATGCGCTGCATGGCATCTTTCACCGGGGTCAGCGCGCAATCTCAAAACTGCTCGACGGATTCGGCATCGAGGTTGATGAGATTTTCGATGCACAATAGCAAGGATATGTCTATGCGTTTCAGATTGCTGATATTTCTTCTGCTGGCGCTACTCCTCGTCGCATGCGCGCAGCAGCCGACACGTTCCGGTCAGGTGACGCCGGTCTTTGCCTTCACCGAAGCGGTTGTGGGTCCGAACCGCATTGCGCTGGGTCTGATTCGCGATGGTTCGCCGGTCAATGATCCGGGTGCGAAGATTCACCTGCGCTTCTTCGATCTGAACGATACCAGTTCACCGGTCAGATTCGAGACCGATGCGATCTACTACGGTCAGGGGCTTCCCGCAGCCATCTACGTCGCCTATCCGACGTTCGACCGGGCGGGGAGTTGGGGGATCGAGGTGCAAACAACCCTCAGCGGTCAATCAGAACCGACGGTCGCACGCCTGCGTCTCGAAGTCAAAGAACGTTCGGATGTACCGAATGTCGGCGATAAGGCGATACCTGTCAAAACGTTGACTGTGCGTGATGTGCCCGATCCGTCATATCTTTCGTCTGGTCGGGTCGACGATCTTTCGATGTACCAGATCAGCCTGGATGCAGCGTTGCAGAACGGCAAGCCGACGGCGCTGCTGTTTGCGACGCCAGCGTTCTGTCGCACGGCAGTGTGCGCTCCCAGCCTGGGTGTGATGCAGGAGTTGCAGAAAACCTACGGCGATCGCATCAACTTCATCCATGTCGAGGTTTTCCGCCATCCGTTCCGTGAGTCGTTCGAGGCGCAATCCGCAGTCTTCCAGAAACTGGCGCAGGAAGGGCGCGCCCCCACACTCGAAGAGCGCAACGTAGGGCTTTCCGATCCAATGATCGCCTGGGGATTGCAATCGGAACCGTGGTTGTTCCTGATCGACGCGAATGGCACGATTGTCGCCCGGTATGAGGGGGGCATCACCCGTGAGGAAATGACCCCAGCACTGGAGAACCTGATCGCTGGCAGACCGCCGCGGGGCGGGAGTTAAAGGTTGTAAGGTTGTAAGGTTGAAGGTTGTAAGGTTGAAGGTTGTAAGGTTGAAGGTTGAAAGTTGGAACGTTGAAGGTTGAGGGTTGAAGGTAGGAACGTTGAACGTTGAAGGTTGAACGTTGAACGTTCAACGTTCACCCCCCCCGCTGCCTGCACAAATGCCTGGAACACCCGCGACCAGCGTGGATCGGCGCCGTTCCATAGCATCTCCGGGTGGCATTGCACGCCTACGACCCATGCCGATGATCCTGCTTCGACCGCTTCGATGACGCCATCCGGAGCGCGAGCAGTGACGCGCAACGCTGACGCGACGTCGCGCAGCGCCTGGTGGTGCAGCGTATTGACCATCGCTTCGGTTGCACCGAGCAGATCCGCCAGCCGTGAGTCGGAATCGATAAGGACCGGATGCGCCAGGTATCGCATGTCCTGCCGGTCGGTCGACTCATTATGGTTCAGAGCGCCTGGAATTTCTGAAGGGATGTCCTGGTATAACGTGCCGCCACACGCGACATTCAGGAGTTGAATACCGCGACAGATCGCCAGGATCGGCTTCCCATCCTGGAGCGCACGTCGGGTCAGTTTGATCTCGACATCGTCCTGCAACGGATCGGGGTTGCCCAGTCGCGGATGGCGCGGGGCGCCGTAGGATGCGGGATCGATATCTTCACCGCCAGCCAGGAGCAATCCGTCGATCTGCTGGTAGAGCGTGTTCAGCACATCATCATTTGTGGTGAGATGGATGAGCATCGGGGCGCCTCCGGCTGCTTCGACTGCCTGGAGATAATCAATAACGTTCCCGTAGATTTTGGGAAACCAGGCGTCGTCTCGGGCAAAGTGGGCGATACCAACCAGGCATGGAACGCCGATGATCGGGCGGTGCGCGTGAGACACGTGAAACTCCTTGAGCAGTTTTTTATTAGATATATTGTACCATCTCGTTCTGCATTCGGATTTGACACCCGTGCCAGCAGCGACTATGATCCGCGCGCAGTGCACCCGAAGGAGTGAGCCATGCGTCTGGTCACCTTTCAGTTCGTTGATCGTCAGCCGCGGGTTGGCGTGCTGCTCGGCAGTGCCGTTATCGATCTGGCGGCAGCGGCGCCGCTCGTCTTTGAAGATCCGCCCCAGCCGCCCTGGAGTCTGCTCGATGTGCTGGGTGGCGTGCCGGACGGTATGGGGCTCGATGGCGCGGCGGAGATCGTAGCGGCGGTGATCGATCAGATCGGCGGTGTGGATGATGAGCATCTCGTTCTACAGTCCGGTTCTCTGATGATCGGCGGCGTCGAGATGCTTATCCCGCTCGACGAGGCGCGCCTGTTGCCGCCATTGCCGCGCCCTTCCAGCCTGCGCTGCTTTGAATCCAGCGAACAGCACATGGCGGCGCTTGCCCGTCTGCACGGCGGCGGGATCCCCTATTTCTGGTATGAACGACCACTCTTTGCCTTTGGCAATCACGCAGCCATGTATGGTTCCGAAGCATATGTGCCACTCCCACGCACCGTCGCTTTCGATTATGAACTCGAGGTGGCGTGCGTTATCGGTCGCAGCGGACGCGACATTTCCCCTGAAGAGGCGGGCGATTACATTGCCGGGTATCTGCTGCTCAACGACTGGACGGCGCGTGACGTCCAGCGCGAGGAACTGATCGCCGGGTTCGCCTTCAGCAAGAGTAAAGATGCAGCGACCTCCATCGGTCCCTGGCTTGCCACGCCGGACGAACTCCAGGAATATGCCCTCGACGATGGTCAGTTCAATCTGACCCTGATCGCTCGCGTCAACGGCGTCGAACAGTCGCGTGGCAACCTTCGCGATCTGACGTACTCTTTTGCCCAAATGATTGCGATTGCTTCCGAAGGGTGCACCCTGTTCCCCGGCGACATGATCGCCTGCGGCGCGATTGGCGGTTCACTGCTCGAGGCGACCAATGGACAGGGACCCTGGCTCGAACCTGATGATCTGGTCGAGCTTGAGGCTGGCGGGCTGGGTATTCTCCGCAACCGCATTGTCGCCTGAGATCCCCCTTGTGAACAACGTGCAGCGATACGTCTGGTTCCATGGCATTACGCTGATCCTGGCGGCGCTGCTGACGGCTACCGTCGCAACCGCCATCACCCATCCGCCAATGTGCGACGTCGGCGCTGGCGAGGATGTCGGGTGCGCCCGTGGCTTCGAGACGCGCGAGCGCGACGGGTACGGTTCGTTTCGCTGGACAGACGGCGATGCACGTGTGACGTTGATCGCTTCTGGTTATGGTGCGCCGGGCATCGTCGAGATCGTCATGGCAGCGCCTCGTCCTCCTGAAACGCCGTCCCCATCGATTACGCTGTCGGTGGCCACAACATCGGTCGCGGTTACGCCGTCGGATGCCCCTCGCCGTTACCTGCTGCTGCTTCGCCCTGATCCGCTCGCGGGTGAGGCCTTCCACATCACGATTCGGAGTGATACATGGAAACCGCCCAACGACCGCCGCAATCTCGGCGTGCTTGTCTATCATGCTGGCGTGGCATCTTCCCGGTCGCTGGCGCTTCCATCGGTGCAGCATATCCTCGCATTGCTGGCGATCGGTCTGAGCGTCAGTCTGGTTGGGCGCAATGCCATAAGCCTGATAGGGCGAACCACGGTTGCGCTGACAGTCATTGGGGGGTGTGGCGTGCTATGGGTCTGGCTGCCGGCGCGCACCGTTCCGTTTTTCCCGTTCTATGCGGTGCTGTTGGGGAGTGTGGCGCTCCTGTTTGCCTGGCTGGAACGTCGGGAACCGCGCCATGTGCCGACGGCGGATCTTCGACCTGCGCTCCTGGCAGCGTCCGGCGGCGTGGCGCTCGATGCGCTCCTGGTGGCAGGCGTTGCGCGGGGGGAGTGGAGCGTGCCAGTGATTGCAGCGCAGGCGGCGTGCGTCGTGTGGGGCATGTGGCACAGTATCGGACGAACCCTGACGCTTTCCGGGGTGCTGCGGATCGCACTGGTCGTTCGTCTGACGGCGCTGACAACGCGGTTGCTCAGTGGGGAGATCGGCAGCGATCCGGATGTTGAACTTTTCTACAACTACGGACGCGCGACACTGGAGTTGGGACTGCCGGTGGTCGAGTACCCTTCCGGCGCGTTGATCCCCTGGGCGATTCTGGCGCTGCCCGCGAGCCGTGAACTGTTTGCCCTGGCACTGCCGCTCTGCAACACAATCGCCGACCTGGTTATCGTCTTGGCGATCTGGAGCATGAGTGAGCGGCGTTCTTCAGCCAGCGGGAATACCGGGCTGGCATGTTTCTATGCGCTCTCGCCGCTGTTGCTCCCCTTCTGGCACGGCAAATATGATCCGTTGCCAACGGCGTTTCTGGCACTTGGGCTGATGGCATACACGTATGGTCGCATGGTGTGGAGCGGTGCGGCGCTCGGTATCGGCGGCGCGCTGAAGTGGACGCCCTGGCTGGCGGCGGCAACGCTGGCGCTGGGGATGCTCCGCTCGCGTTCTTCGCGCGCTCCTGCATCGTTGTGGGCATTTGCAGCGGGCGGTATGATGGCAGTGGCAGCGACCTCGATCCCATTTGCGCTGATCGACTGGGATCGCTTTCTGGCGCCATACACCCTGCAAGGCGGGCGCGCCATTACCGGTGAAAGCGTATGGTTTCTGGCAGTGTTGATAACTGCACCAGATCATTGGGCGCGTCTTCCGGCGCCGTGGGGATCGGTGGAAACCGGCGGGACGATGATGGGGATCGCCATTGGCGTGCAGGGTATTGTCCTTGCGAGCCTGACCCTGAGCGCACTGCGTTTTCCATCATTGGCATGGCGTCCGGCAGCATTGGCGGCGCTGACACCAGCGGCATTCCTGCTGCTGAACCGGGTATTCAGTCCGCAATACATGGTGACCATCACGGCGGCGCTGCTGATCGCCTGTACCATCGTTGGTCAATCGCCACGCCACACGCGCGGAATTGTTGTGCTGTTGACCATTGCCCAGGCAGCCAATCTGCTGATCTGGCCCAACACGGTTCCGTGGTGGCCCCTGCCGTCGGCGGTGCTGTTTGCGGTTGCTCTGGCGGCGCTGGCGTGGCTTACGGTCATGACGGTGCGAAAGGGACGCGCCGCCGATTGAAGCGGCGGCGCGCCGGGCAATAGAAAGGGAAGAACGAAAGCTGCCTTCCACCTGTCACCTTCCACCGACCACCTTCAGCGTCCAACCTCCAGCGCCATCGGAAATGCCCCAATCTGCAACATCATCGCCGAGCCATCGTAACTCCACCAGGCCTCGGCAATCTTGCCATTGGCAAATCGCTCAATCGTGATACCGTGCAGGGTGACGGCATTGTAGCTGGGAGGGATCGACCCGAAGAACCCGGTGTGCGTCCCCGTCCATTTCCAGCGAATCACAACCCGATCACCTTCAGCAATCAGGTCCTCGATCGTCATGTGCATATCCGGGAACGCGATGCGCAACCGCTCGATCCAGCGCTTGAGCGCTTTCGCGCTGCGCACCTGTTGCGCCGATGGATCGTGGTTGATGAAGTTGTGATCAAAAACGTCGTCGATGACCTCCAGGCGTCCCTGATTCCACACCGCTTCGGCGGCATATCGCGCAATCGCGCGATGGGCTTCGACATACATTGGCAGGGCCTCCTTTTTGTGCTGACATTGCACACCAGCGACGTTGCCGGTGCTCCGCAGGCGCGTCATTGCAACTCTGTCAACCGCCAGAGTATGGTGTTCTCTAACTCTGCGGCATCACCCATCTCGGGTTACGTCAGAGGCATATATGCGTGAGGGATGACTGGCCGCATTCTGGGCGGAGTCATCCCTCTACCATTGTATGATACTGCATGATCGCGGGGCGTGGGTAGAGTTATGATGATAGAATGTAATCATTTCGTAACCATATTGAACCGGGAACGCAGCGCGTGCTGCCGTGGTGCAGAACGCGAGGCTCGCCAGAGAACGACAGCGCGTGTGCTGTGAGGAGCGCCTGAAGCATGAAAGTGATCATCATCGGCGGCGGCATCGGCGGGTTGTGTACCGCCCTGGCTATGAGAACCCAGGGCATAGATGCGGTCATCTACGAACGCGCCCCTGAGCCGGGCGACGTCGGCGCCGGATTGATGCTCTGGCCCAATGCAATGAAGGTCTTGTCTGCACTCGGCGCAGGCGCCGCAGTTATCGCAGCGGGAGCGCGACTGATCCACTCCCGGCTCTGTACGGCGAATGGCAAAACGCTCTACGAAGGGCGTCTCGACGAACTGGAGACCCGGGTTGGTACGCCGGTTGTCGCAATCCATCGCGCCGCCCTGCACCGCATCCTCGCAGAAGCATTGGAAACCGGCATGCTCAGGTTTGCGATGCCCTGTGTCAATGTCGTACAGCACGCCGATTCGGTCACCGTTCAGTTTGCAAACGGCGCATCCGACAGCGCAGATCTCCTTGTTGGCGCAGATGGGATTCGCTCGGCTGTGCGCAGGCAGATGTTTCCCCACATTCAGCTGCGTTATTCGGGATATACCGCCTGGCGCGGCGTTGTGGAGACAACCGATGAAGCCGCGCTGGGTGTGACAACTGAGATATGGGGAATGGGTGCGCGTTTTGGAATTGTGCGTGTCGACCGAAGCCGCGTCTACTGGTTTGCGACGTATAACCAGCCAGCTGGCGAAATCTCCTCTCCAGAAGAGCGCAAAGCAAAACTGCTCAGTATATTCAGAACCTGGTGCGCTCCTGTTCCACATCTGCTGGAAGCCACCCCTGCAGCAGCGATCCTGCACAACGATATCTACGATATCCGATCCTTTGCACCGTGGAGCCGGGAACAGGTTACGCTGCTGGGGGATGCTGCACATCCCACGACCCCCAATATGGGACAGGGTGCATGTATGGCAATTGAGTCGGCGTATGTACTGGCGCGCGCATTGGCGCAAGAACCCGGTCTCCCATCCGCTCTCCATCGTTATGAAGCCGAACGCCGCGCTCGCACGAGGTGGGTGACGAACACATCGTGGTCCATCGGTAGAGGCGCACAAATAGATCATCCCGCCTTGTGTCTGTTGCGCAACTGGCTGGTCAGGTCGCTGCCAGCCAGCATGTTCCAATCACTCCTGTGGCGTGCGGCTGGATACGATGTCACAGCGTCATAGAATGATCGGCGAGTGTGGTACAATGCCTGGAAACGAATCGCTCCTGTTGTTGTACCTGCAAAAACCCAGGTTCTCAGTTCTCGGTTCTCAGTTCTCGGTTCCTGGTTCTCGGTTCCTGGTTCTCGGTTCTCAGTTCTCCACCACCGTGAAACATCATCTCTCGCTCCTCGTTGCGCTGCTTGTGGTCGCCGCCTGTTCCGCCGCACCCGTCGATCCGCCGACGCCATGGTCTCCATCGCCGATCCCTGCATCACCCACCGCCGATGTCTTCACCGACTACTGGACGCGCTCCGATGGCGCGGCTACCCTCGGTGAACCCGTCAGTGCGCCGATTTTCCTCGACGGGACGCCGACAAGAGTATACCGTCGCGGCTTGATCGCAGTGCGTCCCGATGGATTGACTGCGCTTCCCCTGCCGTCTGGTTGGGCGCATGGTCCTCCCGCCGAACTCGGACAGTTGCCCGCCTCACCATGGCGCGCAACGCTGACGGCGCCAGCCGGTGCGCTACCGCTGACCCCTGTCGAGATTCGGATTGCAGCGCCGGGCTACCATGGTCGTGCGGTTCTGTATCTCTACGATGGACGGGCGCGCCGGATCGAACGCCGGGCGATCGACATCGTCAACGGAGTTGGGACAGTTGCCGTACAGCCGGGCGGCGCAACCGGCGCACACAGCGCCCTGCTGATCATCGATGGCGCAATTGCAGGCGGTTCAAGCCATCTCTACACGCTCGATGCCGAAACGACGCTGATAACCGGTCAGGAGCGCTTTGATGCCCTCTACCCCATGATTCGTCGCTTCATGGAACAGTGTGTGCTCGAATACGACCTCGACGGCATACCGGTGCGCGGGTATCGGTCGCCCGACAACCCGTTGCTCTGGTTGCGCGATCACACCTACCAGGCGCGCGGATTTCGCTATTTCGAGAAGGATGTCACCAGCCTGATCGATGCCTTTCGTCGCGCTCAGCGACCCGATGGCAGTTTCCCGGATTTTCTTGCGCGCCCATCAATCGGCGTGCTGCATCCACTGCGCAAAGAGGTCGAGGCGGATGTTGAGTACCTGTTCATCCAGGCGGTGTACGAAGCCTGGCAGGCAACCGGCGATGACGCCTGGCTGCGAACCAATCTCGATGCTATGCGCCGGGCTGTGCGTTATACCATGAACGATCCGCTTCGATGGGACGTACAACACCGATTGGTCAGGCGCCCCTATACCATTGACACCTGGGATTTCGCCTACGGTCCAACCACGACCGATCCAACCACCGGAAAACCGGCGCCGCGGCACTGGATCGACGATCAGACGATCTGGGGCATTTTCCATGGCGATAACACCGGTCTGGCGCACGCGCTTGAATTACTGGCGCGGATCGAAGCGCGGGTCGGCGACCCGGCGCTGGCGCACCAGTGGCGTGCCGAAGCGGATGGAATCATGGAGCGC
Encoded here:
- the dcd gene encoding dCTP deaminase, whose amino-acid sequence is MTIKSDRWIQAMARERGMIEPFVAEQVRGGIISYGLSSYGYDMRVADEFKVFTNVFNTLVDPKHFDPRSFVDVRGDYCDIPPNSFALARSVEYFRIPRNVLCIVLGKSTIARCGIIVNVTPLEPEWCGYVTIEISNTTPLPARIYANEGIAQVLFLESDEPPLVSYADKAGKYQNQTGVVPPRL
- a CDS encoding Uma2 family endonuclease produces the protein MTVEAHANSLKITRSDGLEVDLVPLQGLWTEQQYLRLTEQTNHLIEFTDGAIEVLPMPTSRHQTILLLLYERFKTAVQPTGGKVLVAPLRLRLRPGKFREPDILLLRSAGDPRYQDAFWLGADLVIEVVSPDRPERDTEEKVRDYAEAGIPEYWIVNPLDETVTVLTLEDQAYALHGIFHRGQRAISKLLDGFGIEVDEIFDAQ
- a CDS encoding NUDIX hydrolase, with product MNNHPDAAGCVVYRYDEHGQLLILLIHDQYGKWTLPKGHLEAGESAEAAAVREVREETGMGGKSGAFVGTITYPVQKKGASYLKRVDFFLLHADGSDAVPEAAEGITAVGWFPPHEAEERVGYEQIRHIIARAVALIPSQSSSCS
- a CDS encoding TlpA family protein disulfide reductase, with product MRFRLLIFLLLALLLVACAQQPTRSGQVTPVFAFTEAVVGPNRIALGLIRDGSPVNDPGAKIHLRFFDLNDTSSPVRFETDAIYYGQGLPAAIYVAYPTFDRAGSWGIEVQTTLSGQSEPTVARLRLEVKERSDVPNVGDKAIPVKTLTVRDVPDPSYLSSGRVDDLSMYQISLDAALQNGKPTALLFATPAFCRTAVCAPSLGVMQELQKTYGDRINFIHVEVFRHPFRESFEAQSAVFQKLAQEGRAPTLEERNVGLSDPMIAWGLQSEPWLFLIDANGTIVARYEGGITREEMTPALENLIAGRPPRGGS
- a CDS encoding NAD(P)/FAD-dependent oxidoreductase, giving the protein MHLAIVGAGMAGLSAAREMRRRRPDLMITIYEKSRGFGGRVATRRRDGFVFDHGAQVIKAPDASMEHLLTAELPIEELRRMDRPVYVFHTDGTIAEGDLTLNAEPSWFYASGLNRLGKLLAADLDVRLDTRVTALRREAGSARWMLFDAQGAHVGTADAVLLTPPAPQTAEILAMSDFDPPLRDMLVRELIHVPYRRCLTMTLAYNRPIERPFYALVNVDRQHPMAWLALEHTKGSERCPPGHSLLIAQMAGPFSMQQWDAPAEELASAVIEIVSMALGEDLRQPLWYDRQGWRYALPDGMANPAVLNTTQTGLFFAGDYTVGLGRIHLAIRSGQEVADTIANWLR
- a CDS encoding cytochrome c biogenesis CcdA family protein codes for the protein MSVHNTNPATTSSEARFPWRALLIGLGIALALAAIALLSQGSSNPVAPRGASMLILAPAAFLAGVFSFLSPCTLPILPAYFAFTFQAQRERIVMMTVAFFLGLATTMVLLGATATALSQLLFRNLETLTFIGGVIIIIFGVLSMLGKGFSGVQILSRPSASIAGSYLYGATFALGWTACVGPILGALLTLLATQGIAILQGAVLSFIYALGLGSPLIIVATFFSRLGTGSPVWKALRGRGFTLSIGGYTLHLHTTSLISGALLVLMGLLLATGQLTALSEWTQRTPLAQWALSLEQWVQRIFFGQ
- a CDS encoding DICT sensory domain-containing protein, producing the protein MQPLALSDRPRSDALDRFSFASFVEEQRKTLHSRSMMLALSFLIEDYAAQSPGTHLIAAFQRFSNYRRQIRRYRNIAPRLAQAFVLGFPDETPPELPNVTPVALEAEWPLVHEWIVIAWGPTCAAALVAYDEEQCAPHRVSRRFQAIWTTSVAQIEPMVTAFYRTVGQPAPVFTRDLPAMQRTTVAMQKDLTARLRAIR